In a genomic window of Pseudomonas oryzihabitans:
- a CDS encoding ATP-binding protein: MLGRQQIAGIPTAIHELFKNSHDAYAERVEVDYFRRNRVLVLRDDGYGMTREDVENRWLTLGTESRVNANHGSGDQEWRGPKKLPKRSIMGEKGIGRLAIAVIAPITILMSRASRPDGLKDLVVALVHWGLFEQPGLDVSSIDVPLEEFAGGTLPTRDDIGRLADRVVVNLKALEEKIAPAAFKQLTDDLDRVRAIGPDMLDKTLNKNDAGAYREDPLTLTGKGYGTHFIVLPVAPELDDDIDGKGERESSKLERNLLGFSNAMASDEPVIKTEFRDHSFDGVIERIGPSSFFTSDDFEKTDHYFEGGFDEFGQFVGKVSVYGRSREFVCNWTDGGGRASKCGPFSFRYGYVQGRASESRLSPEDWSEMTSKTERVGGIYIYRDGIRVLPYGNSDVDWLDIEKRRTYSARDWFFSYRRGFGYVGIKHSENGALTEKAGREGFRENLAYRDFRSILVNLFRQLAYEFFRTASPQGDDYNEGKGVLIAQAELLRKQKNKADQRRKLLQSELDEFFEYYNSGYFESESSDIINVFKAKLDLIGLEFDLGDFASRLRQLDLEAKQRLRILSGKVQLILPRGLALTKKLQRDWVAYESISEQLKRELLEPLRSELDDQVRKAGDGRIAASERRNIAIQDIEREKENIVRDLASLRRETSSSVERMQSAIHGVLKDEFSDFRVNVEKLVDEFAKRTAEKPDELDGIRSEIEKRFLDLKSREFELLGSLKRQMIELSEGVQARETLDDRFAALESRNQVLEEQIEFYSDFAQMGMSVGILQHEFEGASRGIRSAMLELKPWADRNPPLASIYKKLRDHIEHLEGYLKVLDPLGRRLYRSTVEVSGSEILSVVRGVFSEPLETFSIRLDATLAFRGFTVQCKSSALIGAFVNVIDNAIYWLNSRAQGEKRIILDADNQGFLISNNGPGIEERIRRRIFDFGETQKPGGRGMGLAISQQALRREGLDIELVQSGLNVSPEFRIFSKDSQGE, from the coding sequence ATGCTCGGCAGGCAGCAAATTGCGGGTATTCCTACCGCAATTCATGAGCTTTTCAAGAATTCACATGATGCCTATGCGGAAAGAGTCGAAGTTGACTATTTCCGCCGAAACCGTGTACTTGTCCTCCGTGACGACGGATATGGCATGACTCGGGAAGACGTTGAGAACCGTTGGTTAACTTTGGGAACTGAATCCCGCGTTAACGCCAATCATGGTTCGGGCGATCAGGAATGGCGAGGTCCAAAAAAATTACCTAAGCGTTCCATTATGGGAGAAAAAGGGATTGGACGTCTAGCCATAGCAGTTATAGCCCCAATTACAATATTGATGTCTCGGGCAAGTCGACCAGATGGGCTTAAAGATCTAGTTGTAGCATTGGTTCATTGGGGGCTTTTTGAGCAGCCGGGGTTGGATGTCAGCTCAATTGACGTGCCTCTGGAAGAGTTTGCCGGTGGTACGCTGCCAACTAGAGATGATATTGGGCGGTTAGCTGATAGAGTAGTTGTGAATCTAAAGGCCCTTGAAGAAAAAATTGCTCCCGCAGCGTTCAAGCAGCTAACTGATGATTTGGATCGAGTTCGGGCGATAGGCCCCGACATGCTGGATAAAACACTAAATAAAAACGATGCGGGAGCATATAGGGAGGACCCATTAACTCTCACTGGTAAGGGTTATGGTACACATTTCATTGTACTTCCTGTCGCTCCCGAGTTAGATGACGATATTGATGGAAAGGGCGAGAGGGAGTCTTCGAAGCTGGAGCGCAACCTCCTCGGGTTCTCCAATGCAATGGCATCTGATGAACCAGTTATCAAAACGGAATTTCGTGATCACAGTTTTGATGGAGTGATAGAGCGTATCGGGCCTAGCAGCTTCTTTACTAGTGATGATTTTGAAAAAACTGATCATTACTTTGAAGGGGGGTTTGACGAATTCGGTCAGTTTGTAGGAAAGGTTTCTGTATATGGTCGCTCAAGGGAGTTCGTCTGTAACTGGACGGACGGAGGGGGGCGTGCATCCAAATGCGGACCTTTTTCTTTTCGTTATGGATATGTTCAAGGTCGAGCTAGTGAATCTCGTCTTTCACCAGAAGACTGGTCAGAAATGACTAGCAAAACGGAGAGGGTAGGAGGGATTTACATATATCGAGATGGGATTCGTGTGCTTCCTTATGGTAATTCAGATGTCGACTGGCTCGATATCGAAAAGCGAAGGACATATTCTGCGAGAGATTGGTTTTTCTCTTATCGCCGTGGTTTTGGTTACGTGGGAATTAAGCACTCTGAAAACGGCGCTTTAACCGAGAAGGCTGGCCGCGAAGGGTTTAGAGAGAACCTGGCTTATCGAGATTTTCGATCTATTTTGGTTAATCTATTTAGGCAGTTGGCTTATGAGTTTTTTAGGACCGCGTCTCCTCAGGGGGATGATTATAACGAGGGGAAAGGTGTATTAATTGCACAAGCTGAATTGCTAAGAAAACAGAAGAACAAAGCCGATCAGCGTCGTAAGCTATTGCAGTCAGAGCTTGATGAGTTTTTTGAGTATTATAACTCGGGGTACTTCGAGTCCGAGTCATCAGATATTATTAATGTATTTAAGGCCAAGCTGGATCTTATCGGTCTCGAGTTTGATCTGGGGGATTTTGCTTCAAGGTTGCGCCAGCTGGATCTAGAAGCGAAACAGAGGCTACGTATATTGAGCGGCAAGGTACAGTTAATACTTCCTCGGGGGTTGGCTCTAACCAAAAAGCTGCAAAGGGATTGGGTTGCGTACGAATCAATATCTGAACAGCTAAAGCGAGAGTTGTTAGAACCTCTCAGGTCCGAGTTGGATGATCAGGTAAGAAAAGCGGGCGATGGACGTATAGCTGCCTCAGAAAGAAGAAATATAGCAATTCAAGATATTGAGCGAGAGAAGGAAAATATTGTCCGTGATCTGGCAAGCTTGCGTCGTGAAACATCAAGTTCTGTTGAGCGAATGCAAAGCGCTATTCACGGTGTTCTCAAAGACGAGTTTTCTGATTTCAGGGTTAATGTTGAGAAGTTAGTTGATGAGTTTGCAAAGCGCACAGCTGAGAAGCCAGACGAATTAGACGGAATTCGAAGCGAGATAGAAAAGAGGTTTTTAGATTTAAAAAGTCGTGAATTTGAGCTATTGGGTTCTTTGAAGCGACAGATGATAGAGTTATCTGAAGGGGTCCAGGCTCGAGAGACTTTGGATGATCGATTTGCTGCTCTTGAATCAAGAAACCAAGTCCTAGAGGAGCAGATTGAATTTTATTCTGATTTTGCTCAAATGGGGATGTCGGTAGGTATTCTTCAGCATGAGTTCGAGGGAGCGTCGCGAGGTATCAGGTCAGCCATGTTGGAGCTTAAGCCATGGGCTGATAGAAATCCACCTCTGGCTTCGATATATAAAAAGCTTCGCGATCATATTGAGCACTTAGAGGGTTATTTAAAGGTCTTGGACCCCCTGGGTAGGAGATTGTATCGCTCTACCGTTGAAGTTTCAGGTAGTGAAATATTAAGCGTCGTGCGAGGTGTATTCAGTGAGCCTCTAGAGACTTTCTCGATAAGGCTTGACGCTACTTTGGCATTTCGAGGGTTTACAGTGCAGTGTAAGTCTTCGGCATTGATAGGGGCTTTTGTAAATGTCATTGATAATGCTATTTATTGGTTGAATAGCCGTGCTCAGGGAGAGAAAAGGATAATATTAGATGCGGATAATCAAGGTTTTTTGATTTCCAATAATGGGCCTGGTATAGAAGAGCGCATTCGGCGGCGAATATTTGACTTTGGCGAGACACAAAAGCCTGGCGGGCGTGGCATGGGGCTTGCCATTAGTCAGCAGGCATTGCGTAGAGAAGGGCTTGATATTGAGCTTGTGCAGTCGGGGCTTAATGTGAGTCCAGAATTTAGGATCTTTTCGAAGGATTCGCAGGGTGAATGA
- a CDS encoding very short patch repair endonuclease — protein MKKSRSSRPLPSSDQVSAVMKRIRTKDTAPELALRKLLFSAGLRYRIHYKPKSGVLGRSNIDIAFPRAKLAVFIDGCFWHGCPDHGTIPKANGSWWAEKLQSNRIRDERVTSVLLATGWSVLRFWTHQSPESMAAIVMDQLHKGLQLLRDQESS, from the coding sequence GTGAAAAAAAGTCGCTCATCTCGACCGCTACCGTCTTCGGATCAGGTATCGGCCGTTATGAAGCGTATTCGCACGAAAGACACCGCCCCTGAGCTTGCACTTCGAAAGCTACTATTCTCCGCGGGACTTCGTTACCGTATTCACTACAAGCCTAAATCCGGCGTTTTAGGACGATCGAACATCGACATTGCCTTTCCCAGGGCTAAACTCGCCGTTTTCATTGATGGATGTTTTTGGCATGGTTGTCCGGATCACGGTACTATCCCGAAAGCGAACGGAAGTTGGTGGGCGGAAAAGCTACAGAGCAATCGTATCCGCGACGAGCGGGTGACCTCAGTTTTGTTGGCTACAGGCTGGAGTGTTTTACGCTTTTGGACCCACCAGTCTCCTGAGTCCATGGCAGCAATCGTCATGGATCAACTACACAAAGGTCTACAACTCCTTAGAGACCAGGAGTCTTCATGA
- a CDS encoding DNA cytosine methyltransferase — MSRPIALDLFCGSGAVSLGLRKAGFQVVGAVDFDAGACRTYRENHPEVRLLEKDIRQVSPEEFADVIPQNLDLLVVCAPCQPFSSQNRYKSDTDSRRDLVGESKKFITRFEPSLVFLENVPGLASTSIFGSFRRWLRKNGYSVAEPIRVDAADLGVPQRRTRMILVAAKGVPLSVATKIVQRRRKTVHRAISELPVPPVGRPESGLDPLHFARRHSPLNIQRLQHIPRNGGGRESLPIELQLACHQRAEKASSFSDTYGRMRWNDVAPTLTTGCTDITRGRYAHPEQHRAITLREAARLQSFPDTYIFHGNASQVATQIGNAVPPEMMRTIARSLRAAIRA, encoded by the coding sequence ATGTCAAGGCCAATTGCTCTGGATTTGTTCTGCGGGTCCGGTGCTGTTTCTCTAGGACTACGGAAAGCAGGATTCCAAGTCGTTGGGGCCGTTGACTTTGATGCAGGTGCTTGCCGCACCTACCGTGAGAATCATCCAGAAGTACGTCTTCTGGAGAAGGACATTCGTCAGGTGAGCCCTGAAGAGTTCGCTGACGTCATACCCCAAAATTTGGACTTGCTCGTGGTGTGTGCCCCCTGCCAGCCGTTCAGCAGCCAGAACAGATACAAGAGCGACACTGATTCGCGCCGGGATCTGGTAGGAGAATCCAAAAAATTCATCACTCGTTTCGAGCCCTCCTTGGTCTTCCTGGAGAACGTCCCTGGTTTAGCCTCTACTAGTATTTTCGGGAGCTTCAGGCGCTGGCTGAGAAAGAACGGTTATTCCGTAGCTGAGCCCATACGGGTGGACGCTGCAGACCTGGGAGTACCACAGCGTCGTACTAGGATGATCCTGGTTGCAGCCAAAGGTGTTCCGCTATCTGTCGCTACGAAGATCGTTCAACGTCGCCGAAAGACCGTGCACCGGGCAATCTCGGAATTACCTGTGCCGCCTGTGGGGCGGCCTGAGTCCGGATTGGATCCGCTTCACTTCGCTCGTAGGCACTCACCGCTCAATATTCAACGTCTGCAGCACATCCCCAGAAATGGCGGGGGGCGTGAATCCTTACCTATAGAGCTGCAGTTAGCTTGTCATCAGCGGGCGGAAAAAGCCTCTTCTTTCTCCGACACTTATGGGCGTATGCGTTGGAACGATGTCGCCCCGACCCTTACGACCGGATGTACTGATATCACCCGGGGCCGATATGCACATCCTGAACAGCACAGGGCCATCACGTTACGCGAAGCCGCACGGCTTCAATCGTTCCCCGACACCTACATATTCCACGGTAACGCTAGCCAGGTTGCAACCCAGATCGGCAATGCCGTGCCGCCGGAAATGATGCGTACGATTGCCCGTAGCCTTAGGGCGGCAATCAGGGCTTGA
- a CDS encoding MrcB family domain-containing protein produces MTKLSPDELFAPLQREHLLRAIELIDLGAQSHFADLTKFDVLYRERRYAPKEVIGLALEIFNSKKLSPHDFKGGENSACFKKLETLGLIIVPKNESRQPTTLKKIISRILILQLKYSSKNTEAMIERGNLIRNDLKNLIYNKFEKLAPIFTSAGYSCKVEGSDGIGRKSRSPWIRIFYPALSPTPREGWYFVIHFSSKGDYFYSTINCGSTWFQGDGSLYAISDDELIRKIEWAKAHLIRRGLDFSQFQEKKLSCMATLFRVNLKRPLFSQSDTLQTR; encoded by the coding sequence ATGACCAAGCTGTCGCCTGATGAGCTCTTTGCTCCTTTACAGCGCGAGCACCTACTCAGAGCAATTGAGTTGATCGACTTAGGAGCACAGAGCCACTTTGCAGACTTAACGAAATTTGATGTCCTCTATCGCGAGAGGCGCTATGCGCCTAAGGAAGTGATAGGCCTCGCACTAGAAATATTTAATAGCAAAAAATTAAGTCCGCACGACTTTAAAGGAGGCGAGAACTCGGCATGCTTTAAAAAACTGGAAACCCTAGGCCTAATCATTGTCCCCAAGAACGAATCCCGCCAGCCAACCACATTAAAAAAGATAATCTCCAGGATACTCATTCTTCAATTAAAATATTCTTCTAAAAACACAGAGGCCATGATTGAGCGTGGAAATCTAATTAGAAATGACCTTAAAAACCTCATATATAATAAATTTGAAAAACTCGCTCCAATCTTCACCAGCGCAGGCTATTCATGCAAGGTAGAGGGAAGCGACGGCATAGGTAGAAAGTCTCGTTCTCCTTGGATTCGCATATTCTACCCAGCGCTATCTCCAACACCGCGAGAAGGTTGGTATTTCGTAATCCACTTTTCCAGTAAAGGTGACTATTTTTATTCAACAATTAATTGCGGATCAACATGGTTCCAGGGAGACGGTAGCTTATATGCCATATCTGACGATGAGCTCATAAGAAAAATAGAATGGGCTAAAGCACATCTCATCCGTAGAGGCTTAGATTTTTCACAATTTCAAGAAAAAAAATTGAGTTGCATGGCAACTCTCTTTCGCGTCAATTTGAAAAGGCCACTCTTCTCGCAAAGCGATACTCTCCAGACTCGTTAA
- a CDS encoding protein NO VEIN domain-containing protein, with amino-acid sequence MINPLKKGAGQGRGLSYPERRAVELRAMAVAESMLVSCGYIKVVDTSAHEPYDFKAQKEEVEWRIEVKGSTSNQIDKFMLTANELKLHRSGQGNTILITVSGIALSRDGEEPKASGGVAELHAPWDLSKWDFLPTAYVASRRKQT; translated from the coding sequence TTGATCAATCCCTTGAAAAAAGGAGCTGGGCAGGGACGGGGCCTGAGCTATCCAGAGCGAAGAGCGGTTGAACTGCGAGCCATGGCTGTAGCTGAGTCCATGCTTGTATCTTGCGGATATATCAAAGTAGTGGATACGTCTGCTCATGAGCCTTATGACTTCAAGGCGCAGAAGGAAGAAGTAGAATGGCGAATCGAAGTAAAGGGATCGACATCTAATCAGATTGACAAATTTATGCTCACAGCCAACGAGCTGAAACTCCATCGAAGTGGACAAGGTAATACTATATTGATAACTGTCAGCGGGATTGCCCTCAGCCGCGACGGTGAAGAGCCTAAAGCCTCCGGCGGAGTAGCCGAACTACACGCACCATGGGATTTGTCTAAATGGGACTTTCTCCCAACCGCCTACGTTGCCAGCCGTCGCAAGCAGACCTAA
- a CDS encoding DUF932 domain-containing protein, whose protein sequence is MAHLVDTMAYAGATPWHGLGNQLTQKQPIEVWQREAGMDWQILESPVHFKSDAVGHLGAIHSFPEQKVLFRSDTKAPLSVVSQRYQTVQPREVLEFYRDLTEVSGYQLETAGVLKEGRKFWALARTGQRMTLKGNDQVNGYLLLATSCDGTLATTATPTTVRVVCNNTLSIAVNGATQAIKVPHSTRFDPIAVKKQLGIAVAGWDEFMYRLRLLADRKVGDAESTGFFIRVLCDSAGSSHTQGGLPNERALRTVQALYEGRGRGAVLESAQGTAWGLLNAVTEFVDHERRARSSEYRLDSAWFGQGGQLKQRALSAALDLVA, encoded by the coding sequence ATGGCACATCTCGTCGACACCATGGCCTACGCTGGCGCCACCCCGTGGCATGGCCTGGGTAATCAGCTCACTCAGAAACAGCCCATCGAAGTCTGGCAACGCGAAGCCGGGATGGACTGGCAGATCCTCGAAAGTCCTGTGCACTTCAAATCGGACGCGGTCGGTCACCTGGGTGCTATCCACTCGTTCCCCGAGCAGAAGGTGCTGTTCCGCTCCGACACCAAGGCGCCGCTTTCTGTCGTCTCACAACGCTATCAGACGGTGCAGCCGCGCGAGGTTCTGGAGTTCTACCGCGACCTGACCGAGGTCTCCGGCTACCAGTTGGAAACAGCCGGCGTGCTCAAGGAGGGTCGTAAGTTCTGGGCCCTGGCGCGGACAGGACAACGCATGACCCTGAAAGGCAACGATCAGGTCAACGGCTATCTGCTCTTGGCCACCTCCTGCGATGGCACCCTGGCCACCACCGCGACACCGACCACGGTCAGGGTGGTATGCAACAACACGCTCAGCATCGCGGTGAATGGCGCTACTCAGGCGATCAAGGTTCCCCACAGCACGCGATTCGACCCTATAGCCGTGAAGAAGCAGCTCGGTATCGCCGTCGCTGGTTGGGATGAGTTCATGTATCGCCTGCGGCTGCTGGCTGATCGCAAGGTCGGCGATGCCGAGTCGACGGGCTTTTTCATCCGGGTGCTCTGTGATTCAGCTGGGAGCAGTCATACCCAGGGAGGCCTTCCCAATGAGCGGGCCCTGAGAACGGTGCAAGCCCTGTACGAGGGACGAGGTCGCGGCGCGGTCCTTGAGTCCGCACAAGGGACCGCCTGGGGCCTGCTCAACGCGGTCACCGAATTCGTCGATCACGAACGGCGGGCGCGGAGCTCTGAGTATCGGCTCGACTCGGCCTGGTTTGGCCAAGGTGGTCAGCTCAAGCAGCGGGCACTGTCGGCCGCACTCGACCTGGTGGCCTGA
- a CDS encoding YqaJ viral recombinase family protein, giving the protein MSRSSLITTQQHPRPLLHLVTTATESHLAAPEARPVRLFSQDAAAALGLDPDKSQLELWLEKTGRQTAPLESDPQDDSTPAFWQSVLEPIIFWRYSRSTGRKVRRYSREVSHASPDLPWMVTRIEREVLDDEDVQLLVCRAVGASEVYRWQEGVPVAMRLQVMHLLAVTGKHAADVAVLLGGQQWQIHRIKRDEASIAQLIEGERQFWHYLNRDRPPPADGSASASKALARLYPESSGARRDFRQHAGLLAIYLELKVLRQALQAKQARATELQQRLQQALGDATYGGFPYGSIRWQRTQDRTVLDVDRLLQDQPELLERYAKHLPGERQFFIS; this is encoded by the coding sequence ATGAGTCGTTCCTCCCTGATCACCACACAGCAACACCCTCGTCCACTCCTCCACCTCGTTACCACCGCTACGGAATCTCACCTCGCAGCTCCTGAAGCTCGACCTGTGAGGCTCTTCAGCCAAGACGCTGCAGCGGCCCTGGGGCTAGATCCGGACAAATCTCAGCTGGAGCTCTGGCTCGAGAAAACTGGACGGCAAACGGCTCCTCTGGAGAGCGATCCCCAGGACGACAGCACGCCCGCATTCTGGCAAAGCGTGCTCGAACCCATCATCTTTTGGCGCTACAGCAGGAGCACCGGCCGCAAGGTTCGGCGCTACAGCCGGGAGGTGTCCCATGCCTCGCCCGATCTGCCCTGGATGGTTACCCGCATTGAACGCGAGGTGCTGGATGACGAAGACGTCCAGTTGCTCGTGTGCAGGGCCGTGGGCGCCAGCGAAGTCTACCGGTGGCAGGAAGGTGTCCCGGTAGCCATGCGCCTGCAGGTCATGCACCTACTGGCAGTGACAGGCAAACACGCGGCCGACGTTGCCGTACTGCTGGGTGGTCAGCAGTGGCAGATCCACCGTATCAAGCGCGATGAAGCCAGCATCGCGCAGCTGATCGAAGGAGAGCGTCAGTTCTGGCACTACCTGAACAGGGATCGTCCGCCGCCAGCCGATGGCTCTGCCTCTGCAAGTAAGGCACTCGCGCGCCTGTATCCAGAAAGCTCAGGCGCGCGACGCGACTTTCGCCAGCACGCTGGCCTCCTTGCCATCTATCTGGAGCTGAAGGTGTTGCGCCAAGCACTCCAGGCCAAGCAAGCACGAGCAACAGAACTCCAGCAGCGTCTTCAGCAGGCCTTGGGCGACGCCACCTACGGCGGTTTCCCGTATGGATCCATTCGATGGCAACGGACGCAGGACCGTACGGTACTCGATGTCGACCGCCTGCTGCAGGACCAGCCAGAGCTGCTCGAGCGCTACGCCAAACACCTGCCAGGAGAGCGGCAGTTCTTCATCAGTTGA
- the radC gene encoding RadC family protein encodes MIASKLKAGETAGSYLIDSPVTEADILGIARQLVAQRLSKGSSLTEPQQVIAHLQTLLIQQEREVFALLLLDSKHRVICYEELFQGTLDAASVYPREVVKTVLRHNAAAVILVHNHPSGDPEPSQADRRLTQTLKELLNLVGTRTLDHIIVGHEGCVSMAELGLV; translated from the coding sequence ATGATTGCGAGCAAACTCAAGGCTGGCGAAACCGCTGGCAGCTATCTCATCGACTCTCCAGTAACCGAAGCCGACATTCTCGGTATCGCGAGGCAACTCGTTGCCCAGCGATTGAGCAAAGGCAGCAGTTTGACCGAGCCCCAACAGGTCATTGCTCATCTGCAGACGCTGCTCATCCAACAAGAGCGGGAGGTCTTCGCTCTTCTGCTGCTCGACAGCAAGCACCGTGTGATCTGCTACGAAGAACTGTTCCAGGGCACCCTGGATGCGGCGAGTGTCTATCCGCGCGAGGTGGTGAAAACCGTGCTGCGGCACAACGCGGCGGCGGTGATCCTGGTGCACAACCATCCTTCGGGAGATCCAGAGCCAAGTCAGGCGGATCGCCGTCTCACCCAGACGCTCAAGGAGCTGTTGAACTTGGTGGGTACCCGTACCCTGGACCACATCATCGTGGGACACGAGGGCTGCGTCTCGATGGCGGAACTGGGCCTGGTCTAG
- a CDS encoding helix-turn-helix domain-containing protein, which translates to MSGIDQKNLAESVGRAIARHRLRVGLTQEEVAERLGIGNEAVSRIERGVVIPNIARLYDFASIFHCEAAELLSEASPRSDDQARQISRLLDALTEADRQLVLGLVQGLGERLRQG; encoded by the coding sequence ATGAGCGGTATCGATCAGAAGAATTTGGCGGAGTCGGTTGGGCGGGCTATCGCACGTCATCGGCTTCGGGTGGGGCTGACGCAGGAGGAGGTCGCGGAGCGCCTGGGTATAGGTAACGAGGCCGTCTCTCGGATCGAGAGAGGCGTGGTCATTCCTAACATCGCCCGGCTCTACGACTTTGCATCCATCTTTCACTGTGAGGCGGCAGAGCTACTCAGCGAGGCCAGCCCGCGCAGCGATGATCAGGCGCGCCAAATCAGCCGCCTACTGGACGCCCTGACCGAGGCGGACCGGCAACTGGTGCTGGGACTGGTGCAGGGGTTAGGTGAGCGCCTGCGCCAGGGATGA
- a CDS encoding cation:proton antiporter, whose product MNHHEQQLVTLLGALAIIIVSSQLAGRLAQRHGQPFAVGEIAGGIVLGTLMGMFWPEGRAFLNGSVGGILTAISQLGIILMMFQIGMEFDFGLLRERRLKRALGWITVLGIPMPYLAGMACAYLYTQYQPVENLTGLMLVCGISFSITALPILGRILLERGMARSETGVTAIAAAGINDLIGWIALGLVIVVCAGEGFTATLLKVGAVGLFLGLFYRGVAPWLNRWLQRESPSGEGLSDMRFGLVVATVFVMAVITACLGVFAIVGGFVLGTALYRCDVLREQWDLRMRPLVNIVMVPVFFFYTGMKIDLGTLGTADDLLWCLFWVFCACASKGLSCALAARLGGMAGREALKIGVLLNTRALMELVVLNIAHELGLMPAQLFSILVIMALFSTLITAPLLNLLQRREARVAQRTVQMGCA is encoded by the coding sequence ATGAATCATCACGAACAGCAACTGGTCACGCTCCTAGGGGCTTTGGCGATCATCATCGTCAGCAGCCAGCTAGCGGGGCGACTGGCGCAGCGTCATGGCCAGCCGTTTGCGGTCGGCGAGATCGCTGGTGGCATCGTGCTCGGCACCTTAATGGGCATGTTCTGGCCCGAGGGCAGGGCGTTTCTGAACGGCTCGGTGGGCGGTATTCTCACGGCGATCTCGCAGTTGGGCATCATCCTGATGATGTTCCAGATCGGCATGGAGTTCGACTTCGGCCTGCTGCGCGAGCGCCGACTGAAGCGTGCCCTGGGCTGGATCACCGTGCTGGGCATTCCAATGCCTTATCTGGCCGGGATGGCCTGCGCGTATCTCTATACTCAGTACCAGCCGGTGGAGAACTTGACCGGGCTGATGCTGGTGTGCGGCATTTCCTTCTCCATCACGGCCCTGCCTATTCTCGGTCGCATTCTGCTCGAGCGCGGCATGGCACGTAGCGAGACCGGAGTGACCGCCATAGCGGCTGCCGGCATCAACGACCTGATCGGCTGGATTGCGCTGGGGCTGGTCATCGTGGTGTGCGCCGGCGAAGGCTTCACCGCCACGCTGTTGAAAGTGGGCGCGGTCGGCCTGTTCCTCGGCCTGTTCTATCGCGGGGTGGCGCCCTGGCTGAACCGTTGGCTGCAGCGTGAGTCGCCCTCGGGCGAGGGGTTGAGCGACATGCGTTTCGGCCTGGTGGTCGCCACGGTCTTCGTCATGGCGGTCATCACTGCATGTCTGGGCGTGTTCGCCATCGTCGGCGGTTTCGTGCTCGGCACCGCGCTGTACCGATGTGACGTGCTGCGCGAGCAGTGGGATCTGCGCATGCGCCCGCTGGTCAATATCGTCATGGTGCCGGTGTTCTTCTTTTACACCGGCATGAAGATCGACCTGGGCACCCTCGGCACGGCCGATGACCTGCTCTGGTGTCTGTTCTGGGTGTTCTGCGCCTGTGCCAGCAAAGGCCTGAGCTGCGCGCTAGCCGCCCGGCTGGGGGGGATGGCGGGGCGTGAGGCGTTGAAGATCGGAGTGTTGCTCAACACCCGGGCGCTGATGGAGTTGGTGGTGTTGAACATCGCCCATGAGCTGGGCTTGATGCCGGCACAGCTGTTCTCGATCCTCGTGATCATGGCGCTGTTCTCTACCCTGATAACTGCGCCATTGCTGAACCTGCTGCAACGACGTGAGGCGCGAGTGGCGCAGCGCACAGTGCAGATGGGGTGCGCTTAG